From one Sulfurovum sp. UBA12169 genomic stretch:
- a CDS encoding 50S ribosomal protein L24, whose product MATKLKIKKGDKVLVIAGDDKGKTGEVLQVLPKKEAVVVAGCKIAKKAVKPSEQNKEGGFANKEMPIHVSNVKKVEG is encoded by the coding sequence ATGGCTACAAAGTTAAAAATCAAAAAAGGTGACAAAGTATTGGTCATCGCTGGTGATGATAAAGGCAAAACGGGAGAAGTTCTTCAGGTATTGCCTAAGAAAGAAGCAGTGGTTGTTGCTGGATGTAAAATAGCTAAAAAAGCTGTTAAGCCAAGCGAACAAAACAAAGAGGGTGGATTTGCCAACAAAGAGATGCCAATCCATGTCTCAAATGTAAAAAAAGTAGAGGGTTAA
- a CDS encoding 50S ribosomal protein L14 → MIQAFTRLNVADNSGAKEVMCIKVLGGSKRRYASVGDVIIASVKKALPTGKVKKGKVVKAVVVRTKKEIQRENGSLIRFDDNAAVIIDDKREPIGTRIFGPVSRETRYAGFMKIVSLAPEVW, encoded by the coding sequence ATGATCCAGGCGTTTACAAGATTGAATGTTGCAGACAACAGTGGAGCAAAAGAAGTTATGTGTATCAAAGTACTTGGTGGTTCCAAGAGAAGATACGCATCGGTAGGCGACGTAATTATCGCTTCAGTTAAAAAAGCACTTCCGACAGGAAAAGTAAAAAAAGGTAAAGTGGTTAAGGCAGTTGTGGTAAGAACTAAAAAAGAGATTCAGAGAGAAAACGGATCGCTTATCAGATTTGATGACAACGCTGCTGTAATTATTGACGACAAAAGAGAGCCAATAGGTACGCGTATCTTCGGTCCAGTAAGTCGTGAAACAAGATATGCAGGTTTTATGAAAATCGTATCACTTGCGCCGGAGGTATGGTAA
- a CDS encoding methionine sulfoxide reductase (this fusion consists of methionine sulfoxide B reductase at the N-terminus and A at the C-terminus; A and B are stereospecific enzymes that recognize the damaged produces of oxidative stress, S and R epimers of methionine sulfoxide, respectively; a fusion protein of these enzymes with thioredoxin provides protection against oxidative stress in Neisseria gonorrhoeae), producing the protein MKKISLVWILLFLAFLLGDQMKPWTERIKTLSPEEKHVIVDKGTEMPFSGEYVSTTQEGIYTCKVCGQPLYVSKDKFNSHCGWPSFDDAIPGAVKEQTDDDGRRTEIVCAKCGAHLGHVFRGEGFTPKNTRHCVNSISLQFEAKKDNFDKVLQKAYFAGGCFWGVEYYLEKLNGVKEVTSGYMGGAIEAPTYEQVSAGQTGHLEAVEVVYDPKIITYEALAKTFFEIHDPTQIDGQGPDIGEQYRSAVFVGNQKEREVIENLIGLLEKKGFKVATKVLDIKPFYKAEAYHQNYYQQKEKTPYCHGYVKRFD; encoded by the coding sequence ATGAAAAAAATAAGTCTTGTGTGGATATTGTTGTTTTTGGCCTTTCTTTTGGGGGATCAAATGAAGCCATGGACTGAGCGTATTAAGACGCTATCGCCCGAAGAAAAGCATGTGATTGTAGACAAAGGAACGGAAATGCCTTTCTCGGGAGAATATGTAAGCACAACGCAAGAGGGTATTTATACCTGCAAAGTATGTGGCCAACCGCTTTATGTTTCTAAAGATAAATTTAATTCACATTGCGGATGGCCAAGTTTTGACGATGCCATTCCCGGAGCAGTCAAAGAACAAACGGATGACGATGGTAGACGCACGGAAATTGTTTGCGCAAAGTGCGGTGCACATCTTGGCCATGTATTTAGGGGAGAGGGGTTTACTCCCAAAAACACGAGACACTGCGTAAACTCCATTTCACTTCAGTTTGAAGCAAAAAAAGACAATTTCGACAAAGTGTTACAGAAGGCTTACTTTGCGGGGGGATGTTTTTGGGGTGTTGAATATTACCTTGAAAAACTCAACGGTGTAAAAGAAGTGACCTCCGGGTATATGGGAGGTGCTATTGAGGCTCCCACTTATGAACAAGTGTCTGCCGGCCAAACAGGACACCTTGAGGCTGTAGAAGTAGTGTATGATCCAAAGATCATTACTTATGAAGCGCTTGCTAAAACATTTTTTGAGATTCATGATCCTACCCAAATAGACGGCCAAGGACCGGATATTGGAGAACAATATCGTTCCGCGGTATTTGTGGGCAATCAGAAAGAAAGAGAAGTTATTGAAAATCTTATTGGTTTGCTTGAAAAAAAAGGCTTTAAAGTTGCCACCAAGGTACTGGATATAAAGCCTTTCTATAAAGCTGAAGCCTATCACCAGAACTACTATCAGCAAAAAGAAAAGACTCCCTATTGCCATGGGTATGTGAAGCGTTTTGATTAG
- a CDS encoding 30S ribosomal protein S8: protein MMTDIIADSLTRIRNAAQRKLDVTTLLHSKTIEATVAIFVEKGYLEGYKVLEDGNKKTIQVVLKYDENEKSVINEIKKISKPGRRVHQGKDAIRTFKNGYGSLVVSTSQGVLANDEAYKRGIGGEVICSIW, encoded by the coding sequence ATGATGACAGATATAATTGCAGACTCTCTTACTCGTATAAGAAATGCTGCGCAAAGAAAATTAGACGTAACAACGCTTCTTCACTCAAAAACCATTGAAGCAACAGTGGCTATTTTTGTTGAAAAAGGGTATCTTGAGGGATACAAAGTGTTGGAAGATGGCAATAAGAAAACAATTCAAGTAGTTCTTAAATATGACGAGAATGAAAAAAGCGTTATCAACGAAATAAAAAAGATTTCTAAACCTGGTAGACGTGTTCACCAAGGTAAAGATGCAATTAGAACATTTAAAAACGGATATGGTTCTTTGGTTGTTTCAACAAGCCAAGGCGTACTTGCAAACGATGAGGCGTATAAGCGCGGTATCGGTGGCGAAGTAATCTGTAGTATTTGGTAA
- a CDS encoding 30S ribosomal protein S3 produces the protein MGQKVNPIGLRLGINRNWESRWFPAKGRASDFIAEDYKIRKYLKKELFYAGVSNIIIERTAKKLRVNIVTARPGIIIGKKGADIEKLKSTLTTMLGKEVALNIKEEKRPQASGQLAAENVATQLERRVAFRRAMKKVIQGALKSGAKGIKISVSGRLGGAEMARTEWYLEGRVPLHTLRAKIDYGFAEAHTTYGIIGVKVWIFKGEVLAKGIQAEPQEEKKGGKRPSRKRGE, from the coding sequence ATGGGTCAAAAAGTCAATCCAATAGGTCTTAGACTTGGAATCAATAGAAATTGGGAGTCAAGATGGTTCCCTGCAAAAGGTAGGGCGTCTGATTTTATTGCTGAAGATTATAAAATTAGAAAATATTTGAAAAAAGAACTTTTCTATGCAGGCGTATCTAATATTATCATCGAAAGAACGGCTAAAAAACTAAGAGTAAATATCGTGACAGCACGTCCCGGCATTATTATTGGTAAAAAAGGTGCGGATATTGAAAAGCTTAAGTCAACATTGACAACGATGCTTGGCAAAGAAGTTGCGCTTAACATTAAAGAAGAAAAACGTCCACAGGCTTCAGGCCAGCTTGCTGCCGAAAATGTTGCAACGCAGCTTGAGCGAAGAGTAGCCTTCAGAAGAGCGATGAAAAAAGTGATTCAGGGTGCACTTAAGTCAGGGGCAAAAGGAATTAAAATTTCTGTTTCCGGTCGTCTTGGCGGTGCAGAAATGGCAAGAACTGAGTGGTATCTAGAAGGAAGAGTGCCTTTGCATACACTTAGAGCAAAAATTGATTACGGTTTTGCAGAAGCACATACTACATACGGAATTATCGGTGTCAAGGTGTGGATCTTTAAAGGAGAAGTCCTCGCAAAAGGTATCCAGGCAGAACCGCAAGAAGAGAAAAAAGGTGGCAAAAGACCATCTAGAAAAAGAGGTGAATAG
- the rpsE gene encoding 30S ribosomal protein S5, translated as METIEKEFEEVIVNIGRVTKVVKGGRRFRFTALVVIGDKNGTVGYGFGKAKEVPDAIKKAVDDAHKNLVKVNIKGATIAHDIEHKFNASRIVLRPASEGTGIIAGGAARPVLELAGIQDVLSKSIGSNNPNNLVRATIQALTRIKA; from the coding sequence ATGGAAACTATTGAAAAAGAATTTGAAGAAGTAATCGTAAATATCGGACGTGTTACCAAGGTTGTTAAGGGCGGTAGAAGATTCAGATTTACTGCTCTTGTTGTCATAGGTGACAAAAATGGTACAGTAGGATACGGATTTGGTAAAGCCAAAGAAGTACCTGATGCGATTAAAAAAGCGGTGGATGATGCACACAAGAACCTTGTGAAAGTCAATATCAAAGGTGCGACTATCGCACATGATATTGAACACAAATTCAATGCTAGCCGAATTGTACTAAGACCAGCAAGTGAAGGTACGGGCATTATTGCCGGCGGTGCAGCTAGACCGGTACTAGAGCTTGCAGGGATCCAAGATGTCCTTTCAAAATCAATCGGTTCAAACAATCCAAACAACCTAGTAAGGGCGACAATCCAAGCACTTACTAGAATCAAAGCGTAA
- a CDS encoding 50S ribosomal protein L5, translating to MSRMKQKYNDIVPALREECGIANAMQTPKLEKIVISVGAGEEGKDSKLIQNMADTISLIAGQKAVIVMAKKSVAGFKAREGSPSGIKVTLRGANMYNFFDKLVSIALPRVKDFRGTPRKGFDGRGNYNFGLQEQLMFPEVVFDKIIKTHGMNITIVTNVEDDKQAFTLLEKLGMPFAKGRN from the coding sequence ATGAGTAGAATGAAGCAAAAGTACAATGACATCGTTCCTGCGCTTAGAGAAGAGTGTGGGATAGCTAATGCGATGCAGACTCCGAAGCTTGAAAAAATCGTTATCTCTGTTGGTGCCGGCGAAGAGGGTAAAGATAGTAAGTTGATTCAAAATATGGCAGATACTATTTCTCTTATTGCAGGACAAAAAGCAGTGATTGTTATGGCGAAAAAATCTGTAGCCGGTTTTAAAGCAAGAGAAGGTTCACCAAGCGGTATTAAAGTAACGCTTAGAGGCGCAAATATGTATAACTTCTTTGATAAACTTGTATCTATCGCACTTCCAAGAGTAAAAGACTTTAGAGGTACGCCAAGAAAAGGTTTTGATGGTAGAGGTAACTATAACTTCGGTCTTCAAGAGCAATTGATGTTCCCGGAAGTGGTGTTTGATAAAATCATTAAAACTCACGGTATGAATATCACGATCGTTACAAATGTTGAAGATGATAAACAAGCATTCACGCTTTTAGAAAAGCTTGGTATGCCTTTCGCTAAAGGGAGAAACTAA
- a CDS encoding type Z 30S ribosomal protein S14 has protein sequence MAKKSMIAKQKRKPKFSTQAYTRCNICGRPHSVYRDFGICRVCLRKMANEGLIPGMRKASW, from the coding sequence ATGGCAAAGAAATCAATGATTGCTAAGCAAAAGAGAAAACCAAAATTTTCTACTCAAGCCTATACAAGATGTAATATTTGCGGTAGACCGCACTCAGTATACAGAGATTTTGGTATCTGCCGTGTGTGTTTAAGAAAGATGGCCAACGAAGGTCTAATTCCTGGTATGCGTAAAGCAAGCTGGTAA
- a CDS encoding 50S ribosomal protein L22, protein MSRALLKFVRVSPTKARLIAKEVQGMNAELALASLEFMPNKAAGIISKVIASAVANGDYEPEEVTITSCRVDKAAVMKRWRPRARGTASRIIKPTAHILVEVGVAEKKGEDA, encoded by the coding sequence ATGAGTAGAGCATTATTAAAATTCGTAAGAGTTTCACCTACAAAAGCAAGACTGATTGCTAAAGAAGTTCAGGGAATGAATGCCGAGCTTGCGCTTGCAAGTCTTGAGTTTATGCCAAACAAAGCAGCAGGAATTATCTCTAAAGTGATTGCATCAGCTGTAGCAAACGGCGACTATGAGCCCGAAGAAGTAACTATTACTTCATGCAGAGTAGATAAGGCAGCAGTAATGAAAAGATGGAGACCAAGAGCAAGAGGTACTGCATCAAGAATCATTAAGCCAACGGCACATATTTTGGTGGAAGTCGGCGTGGCTGAAAAAAAAGGGGAGGACGCTTAA
- a CDS encoding 50S ribosomal protein L16: protein MLMPKRTKWRKQQKGRNRGKAFRGNKIEFGDIAIKATEAGRIDSRQIEAARITMTRKISRSGKTWIRVFPHKPLTAKPLETRMGKGKGSVEKWVMNIKPGRIIFEMAGVEETLAREALMLAIHKMPFKCKIITAKDSNELY, encoded by the coding sequence ATGTTGATGCCTAAAAGAACCAAATGGAGAAAGCAGCAAAAAGGCCGCAACCGCGGTAAAGCTTTCAGAGGTAACAAAATTGAGTTCGGTGATATCGCAATTAAAGCTACCGAAGCAGGTAGAATTGATTCTAGACAAATTGAAGCAGCGCGTATTACTATGACAAGAAAAATCAGCAGATCAGGTAAAACATGGATTAGAGTATTCCCTCATAAGCCACTGACTGCTAAGCCACTTGAAACAAGGATGGGTAAAGGTAAAGGATCCGTTGAGAAATGGGTTATGAATATCAAGCCGGGCAGAATCATCTTTGAAATGGCAGGTGTTGAAGAGACTCTTGCAAGAGAAGCTTTGATGTTGGCAATCCACAAAATGCCATTCAAGTGTAAAATCATCACTGCAAAGGATAGTAATGAATTATATTGA
- a CDS encoding 30S ribosomal protein S19, with amino-acid sequence MARSTKKGPFIDGHLMKKVLKAKEENSNKPIKTWSRRSVIFPEFIGLTINVHNGRQFVPVFVTENHVGYKLGEFAPTRTFKGHKGSVQKKIG; translated from the coding sequence ATGGCAAGATCGACAAAAAAAGGTCCATTTATTGATGGTCACCTAATGAAAAAAGTGCTTAAAGCAAAAGAAGAAAATTCAAACAAACCGATTAAGACATGGTCGAGAAGATCAGTGATCTTCCCTGAATTCATCGGTTTGACGATTAATGTACACAATGGTAGACAATTTGTGCCGGTATTTGTAACTGAAAACCATGTAGGTTATAAACTTGGTGAATTTGCGCCAACAAGAACATTCAAGGGCCATAAAGGTTCTGTTCAAAAGAAAATAGGCTAG
- a CDS encoding 50S ribosomal protein L23, with protein sequence MADITDIKSIMYTEKSLSLQEEGVIVVQTTPRMTKNGLKEVFKEFFGINPLRVNSMRVNGKVKRFKGIEGKRADLKKFYVKLPEDAKIESLAV encoded by the coding sequence ATGGCAGATATTACAGATATTAAATCAATAATGTATACAGAGAAGAGCTTGTCTCTTCAAGAAGAGGGTGTCATCGTTGTTCAGACAACTCCAAGAATGACAAAAAATGGTCTTAAAGAGGTATTCAAAGAGTTTTTTGGTATTAACCCACTCAGAGTAAACTCTATGAGAGTGAACGGAAAAGTGAAAAGATTTAAAGGTATCGAAGGTAAAAGGGCAGATTTGAAAAAATTCTATGTCAAGCTTCCTGAAGATGCTAAAATTGAAAGCTTAGCGGTATAA
- a CDS encoding 50S ribosomal protein L4: MSNPIVIKTTDLPKAFLEVHPHNLYLYCKAYAAGLRANTAKAKTRAEVSGGGKKPFAQKGGGRARQGSIRAPHYKGGGVAFGPSTDRNYDLKVNKKQKKLALYHAVAEKAANERLFVVDNVAVESGKTKDALAFVNSLGQRDVLVVKEMIDDKSFLAFRNLQNAYLVEENELNAYLAAAYHSIVIEKAVFEKLTKES; encoded by the coding sequence ATGAGTAACCCAATAGTAATTAAAACAACTGATCTTCCTAAGGCATTTCTGGAAGTTCATCCGCATAACCTTTATCTTTACTGCAAAGCATATGCAGCTGGCCTTAGAGCAAATACTGCAAAGGCCAAAACAAGAGCTGAAGTGAGCGGCGGAGGCAAAAAACCATTCGCTCAAAAAGGCGGCGGTAGAGCAAGACAGGGATCAATCCGTGCTCCGCACTATAAAGGCGGGGGTGTTGCGTTTGGACCAAGCACAGACAGAAACTATGACCTCAAAGTCAATAAAAAGCAAAAGAAACTTGCACTTTACCATGCAGTAGCGGAAAAAGCAGCCAATGAAAGACTTTTTGTGGTAGATAATGTTGCAGTAGAATCAGGTAAAACCAAAGATGCTTTGGCATTTGTAAACAGTCTTGGACAAAGAGACGTACTTGTAGTAAAAGAGATGATTGATGACAAGAGTTTCTTGGCATTCAGAAATCTTCAAAATGCATATCTTGTTGAAGAAAATGAGCTTAACGCTTATCTTGCAGCCGCATATCACTCTATTGTGATCGAAAAAGCTGTATTTGAAAAATTGACTAAAGAGAGTTAA
- a CDS encoding 50S ribosomal protein L6 produces MSRIGKRPVTVAGGIEVSLDGTTLVAKKGNLEKRLETYGRVGISIDGNEVTFSRAGDDKQDSAFWGTYRALFDNIIIGLDQGFKKSLEINGVGYRAAVEGNALKLQLGYSHDILYPIPAGVDISVEKNVITISGTDKQVIGQVAAEIREFRPPEPYKGKGVKYSDETIIRKAGKSAGKKK; encoded by the coding sequence ATGTCAAGAATAGGAAAAAGACCAGTAACTGTAGCAGGTGGTATTGAGGTATCACTCGACGGTACGACTCTCGTCGCTAAAAAAGGCAATCTTGAAAAAAGACTTGAAACTTACGGTAGAGTAGGCATCAGTATAGATGGTAATGAGGTTACTTTCTCAAGAGCAGGCGATGACAAACAAGATTCAGCGTTTTGGGGAACATACAGAGCGCTTTTTGATAATATTATTATTGGTTTAGATCAGGGATTTAAAAAATCTTTGGAAATCAATGGTGTGGGTTACAGAGCAGCAGTTGAAGGCAATGCACTTAAGCTTCAGCTTGGGTATTCACACGATATTCTATATCCAATCCCTGCAGGCGTTGATATTTCTGTAGAAAAGAACGTTATTACAATAAGCGGTACAGACAAACAGGTTATTGGACAGGTTGCAGCCGAAATCAGAGAATTTAGACCGCCAGAGCCGTATAAAGGCAAAGGTGTCAAATACAGTGATGAGACAATCATTAGAAAAGCTGGTAAATCAGCCGGCAAGAAAAAGTAG
- a CDS encoding 30S ribosomal protein S17: MPKRQITGTVIKKAGDKTATVLVERRVLHPRYHKTVKRFKKYLVHDEKNAVNVGDTVNAIECRPLSKTKSFRLLEIVKRGEA; encoded by the coding sequence ATGCCAAAAAGACAGATAACAGGAACGGTGATTAAAAAAGCTGGAGATAAAACAGCGACTGTTTTGGTTGAGAGAAGAGTTCTTCACCCAAGATATCACAAAACAGTAAAAAGATTTAAAAAATACCTTGTTCATGATGAAAAGAATGCAGTGAATGTCGGTGATACGGTAAACGCAATTGAGTGCAGACCGCTTTCAAAAACAAAAAGCTTCAGACTTCTTGAAATCGTCAAGAGAGGAGAAGCGTAA
- a CDS encoding 50S ribosomal protein L15, with protein sequence MGLHNLQPAPGSTKNKKRVGRGQGSGTGKTAGRGHKGQKARTGNKRKRGFEGGQQPLYKRLPKIGFVSSVEKPYVINVEKIKAIAELSEITLESIKSVHKLQKTVTRVKLIGASAKDLASKIKDEAVTTSGK encoded by the coding sequence ATGGGTTTACATAATTTACAACCAGCTCCAGGCTCAACTAAAAACAAAAAAAGAGTTGGACGCGGTCAAGGTTCAGGTACAGGTAAAACAGCCGGGCGTGGTCATAAGGGTCAAAAAGCCAGAACAGGAAACAAAAGAAAAAGAGGTTTTGAGGGTGGTCAGCAGCCGCTTTACAAAAGATTGCCTAAAATCGGTTTCGTGTCAAGTGTGGAAAAACCATATGTGATCAATGTCGAAAAAATTAAAGCAATTGCTGAACTTTCTGAGATTACTCTTGAAAGTATCAAATCAGTACACAAGTTACAAAAAACAGTAACGAGAGTTAAATTGATTGGCGCAAGTGCAAAAGATCTTGCATCTAAAATCAAAGACGAAGCTGTTACTACAAGCGGAAAATAA
- a CDS encoding 50S ribosomal protein L29, translating into MNYIDLKDKNEAELLAMLKEKKLEVFTLNAKLRTMQLTNTSELRVAKKDIARIQTALTAVRSK; encoded by the coding sequence ATGAATTATATTGATTTGAAAGATAAAAATGAAGCAGAACTTTTAGCAATGCTTAAAGAGAAAAAACTTGAAGTGTTTACGCTTAATGCAAAGCTAAGAACTATGCAGTTGACGAACACTTCAGAGTTAAGAGTAGCGAAAAAAGATATCGCAAGAATCCAAACAGCACTCACAGCTGTGAGATCGAAGTAA
- a CDS encoding GntR family transcriptional regulator has product MHENMAKLMLRVMVGGLMLFHGIHKATHGIAPIKGMLAAHHFPEMLGYGIYVGEILAPIFLIIGWKSRWWAGIIAMTMVGAIYLAHSKDIFAINAHGAWMIELPILFLISSLAIVLLGSGKYAIIRD; this is encoded by the coding sequence ATGCATGAGAACATGGCAAAATTAATGTTGCGAGTAATGGTGGGGGGCTTGATGTTATTTCACGGCATTCATAAAGCAACGCACGGCATTGCTCCGATCAAAGGAATGCTTGCGGCACATCATTTTCCTGAGATGTTAGGATATGGGATCTATGTCGGCGAAATACTTGCGCCCATTTTTCTTATTATTGGATGGAAAAGCCGATGGTGGGCCGGTATTATTGCGATGACGATGGTGGGGGCTATCTACCTGGCACACAGTAAAGATATTTTTGCCATCAATGCTCATGGGGCATGGATGATAGAGTTACCCATACTGTTTTTGATTTCTTCGTTGGCAATAGTTTTGCTTGGGTCTGGAAAATATGCGATAATTCGTGACTAA
- a CDS encoding 50S ribosomal protein L18, with protein MLKSIQKRKNQLRTQRKARVRGKIFGTEVKPRLTIFKSNKHFYAQAIDDNAGVTLAYADGRKLGLKANKDDVKRVAEEMAKNLASKNIDSVVFDRNGYLYHGVVASFADALREAGIKF; from the coding sequence ATGTTAAAAAGTATTCAAAAAAGAAAAAATCAACTGCGCACTCAAAGAAAAGCTAGGGTTAGAGGTAAAATCTTTGGTACCGAAGTAAAACCAAGATTGACCATCTTTAAATCCAACAAACATTTTTATGCACAAGCAATCGACGACAATGCAGGTGTAACATTGGCTTATGCTGACGGTAGAAAGCTTGGACTTAAAGCTAACAAAGACGATGTTAAGAGAGTGGCTGAGGAAATGGCGAAAAACCTTGCTTCTAAAAATATCGACAGTGTTGTATTTGACAGAAATGGTTACCTTTACCACGGTGTTGTAGCCTCTTTTGCTGATGCACTTAGAGAAGCCGGAATTAAGTTTTAA
- a CDS encoding 50S ribosomal protein L3, translating to MEFIIEKIGMSRTIDVPSVPVTLLKVVEAKVCEVREDGKALVAYNSSKKLNRSIEGQQTKYGVSKEFNKFMTIEVAKGTEAGDLNLAVLAEAAVVKTSLNTKGRGFQGGMKRHGFSGGPGAHGHRFGRRVGSIGNAEWPGRVQKGKKMPGQYGNTKITVKNDVVSFDAENGILVLKGSIPGHNGARGLVRIVK from the coding sequence ATGGAATTTATTATAGAAAAAATTGGTATGAGTAGAACGATTGATGTACCAAGTGTTCCAGTTACGCTTCTTAAAGTCGTTGAGGCGAAAGTTTGTGAAGTGAGAGAAGACGGAAAAGCACTTGTAGCATACAACAGCAGCAAAAAACTAAACAGAAGCATCGAAGGTCAACAGACTAAGTACGGTGTGTCTAAAGAGTTTAATAAATTTATGACAATTGAAGTGGCCAAAGGTACCGAAGCTGGGGATTTGAATCTGGCAGTACTTGCAGAAGCCGCGGTTGTAAAAACATCTCTTAACACCAAGGGTAGAGGTTTCCAAGGCGGCATGAAGCGTCACGGATTCAGCGGAGGACCAGGTGCTCACGGGCATAGATTTGGTAGAAGAGTTGGTTCTATCGGTAATGCTGAATGGCCGGGACGTGTTCAAAAAGGCAAAAAGATGCCTGGACAATACGGAAACACTAAAATAACTGTAAAAAATGATGTTGTGTCTTTCGACGCTGAAAACGGCATCTTAGTATTAAAAGGTTCAATTCCTGGGCATAATGGCGCTAGAGGATTGGTAAGGATCGTGAAATGA
- a CDS encoding 50S ribosomal protein L2, which produces MAIKSYKPTTPSRRYMTNLDSSDITAKASVRSLLKKLPAAAGRNSNGRITSRHKEAGAKKLYRIIDFKRNKFGIEGTVATVEYDPYRNCRICLVKYVDGDRRYVLQSKGLNVGDKIMSAESGLDIKTGNAMKLKSIPVGTLVHNIELNPGRGGQMARSAGGYAQIMGREGKYVSLRLPSGEMRYVLGECLATIGTVGNEDFANIVIGKAGRSRHLGIRPQTRGSAMNPVDHPHGGGEGKTGSSGHPVSPWGMPTKGYKTRKKKASDKLIISKRKK; this is translated from the coding sequence ATGGCAATTAAATCATATAAACCAACCACACCTTCACGTCGTTATATGACAAATCTTGACAGCAGTGATATTACTGCTAAAGCAAGTGTAAGAAGTCTACTTAAAAAATTACCAGCAGCAGCAGGTAGAAACAGCAACGGTAGAATCACGTCTAGACACAAAGAGGCAGGCGCAAAAAAGCTATATAGAATCATTGATTTTAAAAGAAACAAATTTGGTATCGAAGGAACTGTTGCAACGGTTGAATACGATCCATACAGAAACTGTAGAATCTGTCTTGTCAAATATGTTGACGGAGACAGAAGATATGTACTTCAGTCAAAAGGCTTGAATGTTGGCGACAAAATCATGTCAGCAGAGTCCGGACTTGATATAAAAACCGGCAATGCAATGAAACTAAAAAGTATCCCTGTGGGTACCTTGGTACACAATATCGAACTCAATCCAGGTCGTGGCGGTCAAATGGCAAGATCAGCAGGAGGCTACGCGCAAATTATGGGTAGAGAGGGCAAATATGTTTCCTTGAGACTTCCTTCGGGCGAGATGAGATATGTTCTTGGCGAATGTCTTGCAACTATCGGTACAGTAGGAAATGAAGACTTTGCAAATATCGTGATCGGAAAAGCCGGCAGAAGCAGACACCTTGGTATAAGACCTCAGACAAGAGGTTCCGCAATGAACCCTGTAGATCACCCGCATGGTGGTGGTGAAGGTAAAACGGGTTCTTCAGGACATCCGGTTTCTCCTTGGGGTATGCCAACCAAAGGTTATAAGACACGTAAGAAAAAAGCTAGTGATAAGCTTATCATCTCTAAGAGAAAGAAGTAA
- a CDS encoding 30S ribosomal protein S10 — MEKIRLKLKAYDHRVLDRSVAAIVDAVKRTGAEIRGPIPMPTKLKRYTVLRSPHVNKDSREQFEIRTHGRMIDIVSATSDTIDSLMKLDLAPEIEVEIRSMDK; from the coding sequence ATGGAAAAAATTAGATTAAAGCTTAAAGCTTATGATCATCGCGTGTTAGACAGATCAGTTGCTGCTATTGTAGATGCAGTCAAACGTACTGGTGCAGAGATTAGGGGCCCTATTCCAATGCCTACTAAACTCAAGCGTTATACGGTTCTTAGATCGCCGCATGTCAATAAAGACAGTCGTGAGCAATTTGAGATCAGAACCCATGGAAGAATGATCGACATCGTTTCGGCTACTTCAGATACTATTGATTCACTTATGAAGTTGGATTTAGCACCTGAAATCGAAGTTGAAATCAGATCAATGGACAAGTAG